CGACGCTCCGAAACGGTTCGATCACGCTACTCCCGTGGCAACGGGGATTTCCACATCCTTCCCAACCGATTCGCTCGGTCGTTTCGCTCCCTCGCTCATCCACTGGAAGACACAGAGCGTCTTCCAAGCCTTCACTCGCTTCGCTCGTGAAGACCTCGCGCGGTTTCACGCCGCGGTTCACCGCCGACATCCGAATTCGAATCTCGTTTCGCGCTCCGAAATCAGATACGCGGCCGATCCCGTGAGCGATGGCGAATACGCTACAGGGAGTCGCTGTTGAGCCGCGCGATCCCGATCCTGACCGCGAGGTAGCCGCCGACCGCGACGAGACAGTAGGTCGCGAGCGACAGCCACGTCGTCGCCGTGGCGCTGCCGATGGCGAACTTGGCGACGGTGTTGGCCGGGTGTTCGGGGAGCAACGTGGCCAGCACCAGCGTGCCGACGATCCCGCCGGAGTAGGCGAGTTGGGCCTGCCGCCTATCGGGGGCGACGAGCGCGACGCCCGCCCCGGCCGCGGTGACGGCGAGCGCCAGCGCCGCGACCAGGACGATCAGCGCCGCCGGCGCGGCGATCACCGTCCCGTTGAACGCGAGCAGCAGCAGCCAGGCGACCGCCTGTACCGGCGCCAGCGCGGCGATCGTCAGGAGCTTCGCGTCGGCCACGTCCACGAGCGAGAGCGGACTGACTCGGAGCAGTTCCAGCGTCCCGCGGGATCGCTCCTCGATCAGCGAGTCGACGACGATCGAGCCGCTGATGAACACCGGCAGGAACAGCAACAGCGGAACGAGGATCGTGTAGGTGAACTCGAGGTACGGGCTCGCGCCGACCTCGTCGGGGACGTCGAGCGGTGGCGCCTCCAGGGCGTCGGCGTTGGCGAGTCGCTCCTCGTGCTCGAGGGTCTCGAGGAGCTCCTGGAGCTGGACGATCAGCAGCGTCGTCTCCAGCCCCCCGTCGGGGACGGTCGCGTCGACGACCAGTCGCCCGTCCGCGTCCCTGGTCACCTCGAGGACGGCCGCGACCTGGCCCTCGTCGAAGGCCGCGAACGCGTCGGCTCTGGAGTCGGCGGCCGTCGGCTCGAGGCCGTCCTGTTCGGTGGCGAGCTGGCTGAGCCGTTCGATATCGGCTTCGTCGGCGCCGGTGATAGCGACCCGGTTATCGGAGTCGCCGACGGAGCTCGGATCGTACAGCGAGACGAGCCCGACGACCAGAAACGAGGAGAAGGCCGCGATGACCAGCTGGATCGCCAGCGCGAGCACGATGGTCTTCTCGGAGCGCAGCGACCCGAGTTCGCGGCGGGCGACGGCCCAGCGCGGGCCGAACGGCAGGGCGAATCGAGAGTCGCCGTCGCCGGCCGGTTCCGGCGGGTTCGGTCCGCGCCGGATCGGCGTCGACTCGTCGCTCGAGGCGTCAGCGCCGTGATCACGCGACAAGGGCGATCACCCCCACGTTGTAGATCGCGTGAACGAGCGTCGCCAGAACGACGGTGAGCGCGTAGTCGATCCGACTGCGACTCGCGCCGATCGCCGAGATCACGGCCGTCACGACGTGCAAGATCAGCGGCGCGAGGAAGACCGCCGCGGCCAACAGCGGATCGCCCGAGAGCTCGGGCCCGAAGGCGGCGACGCCGACGGTCAGCTCTGGGAGGCCGACGAACTGGACGACGTGCGTGAGCTTCTCGCCGACGAAGAAGCCGGCGCCGGAGCAGACGCCGAGGACGGCGGCGACGCGCAGGGAGGCCTCGAACCGCGAGCGGACGAAGCCGGCGTAGACGTGAACGCTCTTGGCGACCTCCTCGATAGCTGCCGCGAGGACGATGACGAGCGGCACGGCGAGTTGCTCGGGAACGGCGAACAGCAGGGCCACGGCGAGCAACTGGCCCGCGAAGACGAAGGGGATGAACAGCGTCGTCAGGGCGGCGACGCTCCGGTAACCGTGCAGTCGGCTCGCGATCGCGTCGAGCACCTTCGCGGGGAGCGCCTTCTGGGCGAACATGTCCTCCTCGCGGTAGACGCCGATCCCGAGCAGGAAACAGACCGCGGCGCCGCAGTAGAACGGCGCGGTCGAGAAGACGTACTCGCCGAGGGAGACCGACTCGCCCTGCAGATCCGTCACGATCAGCGTCAGCGGCGAGATCAGCGCGATCGGGTTCACGTCGGTAAAGACCGCCGGGATGAACGTGTACGTCGTGAGGAAGACGCTGATCGTGACCGTCACGAACGTCAGCTCCTTGTACGAGCGGGCGAGCATCGCGCCGGCGAACGTCGCCGCGAGGAACAGCAGCGCGATCGGGATCGCCGCGGCGATCGAGAGGAGACCGCCCCGGACCGCGACGGTGATCCCGACCGCGACGACGACCAGCCCCAGCAGGTACGGCAGCGTCTTCCCCGCGACGATCTCGCGTCTCGAGGCCGGCGAGACGAGCAGCAGTTCGCCGCGTCGCTTGACCCGCTCGTCCATGATCGTGCTCCCGTAGGCCTGAATGACGAAGTTCATCGGGACGACGAACAGGAACGCGAGCAGCAGCGACTGGAAGGGAAACGGCGGCGAGATCGATCCCGGCGGTCCGACGGTTCCGTCGACTGCACCGCCGGCACCGATGTTCGGCACCTGCAGCCGACCGTCTCCGTCATCGCCAGCCCCGTCGTTTCGATCGGCCCCGTCGGTGTCTCCACCGGTGCCGCCGGAGCCGTCGTCGCTCGAGCCCTCGCCACCGGTTCCGTCAGCCGTCGAGTCGTCGCCGGTCCCGTTCTCGGACGGATCGGTTCCGGTCCCGCCGTCCGAATCGCCGTTCGACGACCCGTCGCGTCCGCCCCGTTCGCTCGTCCGGTCGAAATTGCGCTCCTGGTAGTCGAGTTCGACGTGGACCGGGTAGGCCGCCGTCTCGTTGGCCTCCCGGCGGAAGCGCTCCTCGTTGTACGCGTCGATCGCCTCGACGAACGCGTCGTGGGCGGCCGCTCCGTGAGGGCCGTAGCGGGCGAGCTCGCCGTTCCGCGTCACCACGACGTCGGCGTTGGCCTCGTCGCCGCTCTCGACCACGAGTTCGTCGAGCGGCATCGGTCTGAACGCCTCGCTCTCGACGGCGACGTCGTGGTACTTGCTGTCCTCGTCGACCGCGACGACGTAGATCTCGTCCTCGAGGCCGAGCCCCTCGCCGGCGGCCGAAACGCCGACGAGGCCGACGACGAGCGCCAGCGCCGCCAGCACGAGCACCGTCTTCCGATCGACGGTGCCCGCGCTCCGGGAGACCTCCCAGCGGGAGATCCGGGCCGTCCGCGCCAGCGCGCCGCGGAGTCGGCGCCGCCGCGATCGACGATCGGAATCGGGGTCCGCGTCGTCGCTCACGGCTCCGCCTCCGCCGCGTCCTCGGTCGGCTCACCCTCGTCCGTTCGCTCCGCGGCGTCCGTTTCGGTTCGCCGGTCGGAGCGGCCGCTCGCGAGACCGCCGTTGCTATCGGCCGGTTCGCTGGCGACCTCGAGGAAGATCTCCTCCAGGCTGGGCGTCTTCGTCTGGATGTCGGTCACGCGACCGCCCTCGCCCTCGACGGTCTCGCGGACGGCCTCGACGGCGGCCATGTCGCCGACGACGTGGCGGAACTCGGTCGCCGCGTCGCCGTCGCGACGGTCGTCGACCGGGTCGCCCGCGACGGGGTCGCCGCCGGCGTCGACGGTCGCGTAGACGCGGTACTTCGTGCCGCCGTGGGCGTCGCGGATCTCGTCGACGGACCCGCGGGCGACGATTCGGCCGTCGTTCATGATGACGATCCGGTCGCAGACGCTCTCGACGTGAAAGAGGTTGTGCGCGCTGAAGACGATCGTCTTCCCCTCGTCGCTCAGTTCGCGCGTGAACTCGATGATGTAGTTCGTCGTGAGCGGATCGAGCCCCGACGCGGGTTCGTCGAAGATGAGCACGTCGGGGTCGTTGACCAGCGCCCGCGCGATCGCGACCTTGCGTTTCATCCCCTTCGACATGTTGCCGAGGCGTCGATCCCGGTGTTCCAGATCGAGGCGCTCGAGCGTGCGGTCGATCCGTTCGCGGGCGGCCTCGGCGGGGACGTCGTAGAGGTCCGCGAAGAACTCGAGGTAGCCGTTCGCGGTCATCTCCTCGTAGAGCGGAGACTCCTCGGGGAGAAAGCCGAGTCGGCGCTGCATCGCGGGTTCGCCGGGGGTGTGGCCGGCGACGGCGGCGGCGCCGGCGGTCGGTTCGATGAGCCCGGCGAGCATCTTCAGCGTCGTCGTCTTGCCCGCGCCGTTGGGACCGACGACGCCGAACACCTCGCCGCGCTCGACTGAAAAAGAGCTGCCTTCGACGGCCGTGAAGCCGCCGTACTCTTTGCGGAGGGAGTCGACTTCGAGTATCGCCATTCGTTACCCGAGGGAGGGAGCCACCCCAGTAAAGTCTAGTGGCCCCTGAAGGTCCCGGGCAAACCCCCATTGTCGAGGCCGCCGTACCGTCGCGTACGATGACTCGTCTCCGGCGAACGCGAACGCCCGACGGCCGGCGACTCGAGGTCTCGCACGTCGTCGACGCACCCCCGGCCGAGGCGTGGGACCTGCTCGTGGACACCGCCCGCTGGCCGGAGTGGTCGCCCCTCGTGACCGGCGTCGAGGCGACCGAGCGCCGACTCCGACTCGACACGAGCGGCCGAATTCGGATCCCCGGCGCGTGGCTCCCGTTTCGCGTTACGGCGTACCTCCCCGCCGAACGGCGCTGGAACTGGCGCGTGCTCGGACTGCCGGGCGCCGGCCACCGCGTCGACGACCTCGGCGCGAACCGCTGTCGGATCGCCTTCGAACTGCCCCCGACCGCGACCGGCTACGCGCCCGTCTGTCTGCGCGCGCTCGAGCGACTCGAGGACCGACTGCTCGAGGCGGACGCGAGCGGAGCAACGGACGGCTGATCTGTTCCGTCTCGATGAATCATCGTACGGATCGGTAGTCGGAATCTGCTGGGAACCTCCCGATACGTATCGCGGCGGTATGGGACCGACCATTCGACCGCGTTCGCCGTACAGCCGTCGTCTCGGTCCTCAGTCGCTCGGCTCACCGGCAATTCTATCCTCGAGTAGTTCCGGCATCCACGCGGCAAATCCGTGGTCGCGTCCGTGGCTCCACATCGCAGTCTCTTCCTCTACATCGGGAAGTTCGCTGTCCTCAACGCCGCTCGCAAGAACCGCCTGTTGATCAACCAGTATCAGTTGACCCGGCCACTTTTGTACCACCTTCTCCGCATCCTGTAGTTCTGTTACCACTTTCACACGGGCGTCTGGAACGGCCCGGTG
This portion of the Haloterrigena gelatinilytica genome encodes:
- a CDS encoding ABC transporter permease, with translation MSRDHGADASSDESTPIRRGPNPPEPAGDGDSRFALPFGPRWAVARRELGSLRSEKTIVLALAIQLVIAAFSSFLVVGLVSLYDPSSVGDSDNRVAITGADEADIERLSQLATEQDGLEPTAADSRADAFAAFDEGQVAAVLEVTRDADGRLVVDATVPDGGLETTLLIVQLQELLETLEHEERLANADALEAPPLDVPDEVGASPYLEFTYTILVPLLLFLPVFISGSIVVDSLIEERSRGTLELLRVSPLSLVDVADAKLLTIAALAPVQAVAWLLLLAFNGTVIAAPAALIVLVAALALAVTAAGAGVALVAPDRRQAQLAYSGGIVGTLVLATLLPEHPANTVAKFAIGSATATTWLSLATYCLVAVGGYLAVRIGIARLNSDSL
- a CDS encoding ABC transporter permease family protein, translated to MSDDADPDSDRRSRRRRLRGALARTARISRWEVSRSAGTVDRKTVLVLAALALVVGLVGVSAAGEGLGLEDEIYVVAVDEDSKYHDVAVESEAFRPMPLDELVVESGDEANADVVVTRNGELARYGPHGAAAHDAFVEAIDAYNEERFRREANETAAYPVHVELDYQERNFDRTSERGGRDGSSNGDSDGGTGTDPSENGTGDDSTADGTGGEGSSDDGSGGTGGDTDGADRNDGAGDDGDGRLQVPNIGAGGAVDGTVGPPGSISPPFPFQSLLLAFLFVVPMNFVIQAYGSTIMDERVKRRGELLLVSPASRREIVAGKTLPYLLGLVVVAVGITVAVRGGLLSIAAAIPIALLFLAATFAGAMLARSYKELTFVTVTISVFLTTYTFIPAVFTDVNPIALISPLTLIVTDLQGESVSLGEYVFSTAPFYCGAAVCFLLGIGVYREEDMFAQKALPAKVLDAIASRLHGYRSVAALTTLFIPFVFAGQLLAVALLFAVPEQLAVPLVIVLAAAIEEVAKSVHVYAGFVRSRFEASLRVAAVLGVCSGAGFFVGEKLTHVVQFVGLPELTVGVAAFGPELSGDPLLAAAVFLAPLILHVVTAVISAIGASRSRIDYALTVVLATLVHAIYNVGVIALVA
- a CDS encoding ABC transporter ATP-binding protein → MAILEVDSLRKEYGGFTAVEGSSFSVERGEVFGVVGPNGAGKTTTLKMLAGLIEPTAGAAAVAGHTPGEPAMQRRLGFLPEESPLYEEMTANGYLEFFADLYDVPAEAARERIDRTLERLDLEHRDRRLGNMSKGMKRKVAIARALVNDPDVLIFDEPASGLDPLTTNYIIEFTRELSDEGKTIVFSAHNLFHVESVCDRIVIMNDGRIVARGSVDEIRDAHGGTKYRVYATVDAGGDPVAGDPVDDRRDGDAATEFRHVVGDMAAVEAVRETVEGEGGRVTDIQTKTPSLEEIFLEVASEPADSNGGLASGRSDRRTETDAAERTDEGEPTEDAAEAEP
- a CDS encoding SRPBCC family protein; its protein translation is MTRLRRTRTPDGRRLEVSHVVDAPPAEAWDLLVDTARWPEWSPLVTGVEATERRLRLDTSGRIRIPGAWLPFRVTAYLPAERRWNWRVLGLPGAGHRVDDLGANRCRIAFELPPTATGYAPVCLRALERLEDRLLEADASGATDG